TATGGCTTTTTTCATAACAGTTTTATCAACTTTAAATCTTTCCGCACAACAAGAAATAGAAGTTAAAGGAAATATTTCAGAACTTGGAAGTGACTTTTTAGTTGTAAAAAATCTTAAGTTTTCTGTTGATCAAAATACAGAATACCGAGACAGAAATAATAATAGTTTCAGTTTCTCAATTTTACAAGTGGGGGAACTTGTTGAAGTTAAAGGTTATAGCAAAGGAGACGGAACTTACTTGGCAGATAGGGTAAAACAAGAAGACGATTCAAGTAGTGAACATGAATCTGAATTTGAAGTAAAAGGGCACGTTACTTCATTGGGAGAATACTCAATTGAATTAAACAGTTATACCTTCTTAATAAATGCCAGTACAAATTTTGAAGGCAGAAGTAACACAACTTTTACATTTGATCAAATTAAAGTCGGTGACTTTATTGAAATTAAATCATATAAATCATCAAATGGAGATTTGGTTGCAGTTCGAGTAAAATTTGAGGATGATAATTCACACGAACACGAAGTTGAATTGACCGGAAGAATTGACAACATTCTTACTAATTCAGTAATTCTTGGCAAATGGGAATTTATTATAAATGATCAAACAATTATAATGAACAGAAATAAATCACTTATTTCATTTTCTGATTTGAATGTAAATGATTTGGTTGAAGTTAAAGCATATAAACAATTTGATGGTTCATTTTTAGCCGTAAGAATTAAATTTGAAGATCACAGCGATAGTAGTATGAATAATAGCGGAGAAACCGAATTAAAAGCTCAGATTGAATCGATAAACGGTTCGCAAATAACTGTAAGAGGAATTACATTTAACACAGATACAAACACTGTTTTCTTGGATAATAATAGAATCCCAACAAGTTTTTCTGCGCTTTCAGTAGGAATGTTAGTTGAAATTAAAGGTTACAGAAAATCAGACGGAAATTATTATGCATCAAAAATAAAAATTGAAGATTTCTTTAACAGCGAAATTGAGTTAAAAGGAAAAGTTGAAGAAATCGCAGAAACATATATTATCGTAAATGGTGTAAAATATTTAGTAACTAATACAGTTGTTGTTTTGGATCATTTAAATAATCCAATAGAATATTCATCTTTAAGTGTTGGACAGTTAATTGAAATAAAAGGTTACAATTTGAATGGAGTTGATTTAACAGCAGTTAGAATTAAAATTGAAGGAAACGAAGATATTGAACTCTATGGGAATATTTCATCAATCAATACAACTTATTTTGAACTAAATGGTTTGGTAATTAATGTTGAT
The nucleotide sequence above comes from Ignavibacteriota bacterium. Encoded proteins:
- a CDS encoding T9SS type A sorting domain-containing protein, producing the protein MKSLQITNSIKKNYNHFIMAFFITVLSTLNLSAQQEIEVKGNISELGSDFLVVKNLKFSVDQNTEYRDRNNNSFSFSILQVGELVEVKGYSKGDGTYLADRVKQEDDSSSEHESEFEVKGHVTSLGEYSIELNSYTFLINASTNFEGRSNTTFTFDQIKVGDFIEIKSYKSSNGDLVAVRVKFEDDNSHEHEVELTGRIDNILTNSVILGKWEFIINDQTIIMNRNKSLISFSDLNVNDLVEVKAYKQFDGSFLAVRIKFEDHSDSSMNNSGETELKAQIESINGSQITVRGITFNTDTNTVFLDNNRIPTSFSALSVGMLVEIKGYRKSDGNYYASKIKIEDFFNSEIELKGKVEEIAETYIIVNGVKYLVTNTVVVLDHLNNPIEYSSLSVGQLIEIKGYNLNGVDLTAVRIKIEGNEDIELYGNISSINTTYFELNGLVINVDDLTAFLNHRNESISYSDFQVGYFVEVKYVVNSDGSAKALRVKIEDQPGFLKVAGSIGSINSSSIQVEFSDFQITTSTIFIDKNFTVISANSLNFGDAVNVWVDATDASNRILLQVQSSTTSPTSVNEEREIVNQFTLNQNYPNPFNPSTMISFSLQNNQFVTLKIYNAIGQEVKTLISENMSAGLHNVSFNATDLTSGVYFYRLESGNSVSVKKMLLMK